A genomic segment from Candidatus Brocadia sinica JPN1 encodes:
- a CDS encoding response regulator, whose product MPGERILVIDDEEIICNLLKDTLTDEGYQVETVTDSKEGIEKILRGEPFDILITDIRMPKKDGMQILKEAKSRMPDMIVIIITGYPSIETIREASEYNAFDYITKPLDPDEVNDCIKRSLEARKLSRELKIPEKPPKILVVDDMQSALFLAEGVLEDEGYHAEIAQNGQEAIERFKQKHFDIVIADLHMPGMDGIELLNNIKKLDIKTLVIIMTARPSIESAIQAFRHGAYDYITKPIDPDTIINTIQRGFEKHQLEINTDKLLKRLQDLRQQMMEENASLIKEKDFVNNLIDVVPDVIVTTDEHANIHTMNNATVKLLGYKKEELLGKPVDSIFEEKKNFFKGVDFEKLLKEGAVYNYPLTCITNKGNKIKIVWSGAPILDKEKVAKGVVGIGRK is encoded by the coding sequence ATGCCAGGTGAAAGAATCTTAGTCATTGACGACGAAGAAATTATCTGCAACTTACTGAAAGACACTCTGACTGATGAAGGGTATCAGGTGGAAACAGTAACCGACAGTAAAGAAGGCATTGAGAAGATTCTCAGGGGAGAACCATTTGATATACTTATCACAGACATCCGGATGCCCAAAAAAGACGGAATGCAGATACTCAAAGAAGCAAAAAGTCGCATGCCGGACATGATCGTTATCATCATAACCGGGTATCCGAGTATCGAAACCATCCGGGAGGCAAGTGAATACAACGCCTTTGATTATATTACAAAACCTCTCGATCCTGACGAGGTAAATGATTGCATTAAACGTTCTCTGGAAGCACGAAAATTATCCAGAGAATTAAAAATCCCCGAAAAGCCACCGAAGATACTCGTGGTAGACGACATGCAATCGGCATTGTTTTTGGCCGAAGGCGTATTAGAAGATGAGGGTTATCACGCAGAGATAGCTCAAAACGGACAAGAAGCCATCGAAAGGTTCAAACAAAAACACTTTGATATTGTGATCGCCGACCTCCACATGCCAGGCATGGACGGCATTGAACTCCTGAACAACATCAAAAAGCTGGACATCAAGACACTGGTCATCATCATGACGGCGCGCCCCAGCATAGAATCGGCCATCCAGGCATTCCGGCACGGCGCCTATGACTACATTACAAAACCTATCGATCCCGATACTATCATTAACACCATCCAACGGGGGTTTGAAAAACACCAACTCGAGATCAATACGGATAAGTTACTGAAACGCCTTCAGGACTTGCGTCAACAAATGATGGAAGAAAATGCCTCGCTTATAAAGGAAAAAGACTTCGTAAATAACCTGATAGATGTCGTTCCGGATGTCATCGTTACCACGGACGAACACGCCAATATACATACCATGAACAACGCCACCGTAAAACTTCTTGGCTATAAAAAGGAAGAACTCCTGGGAAAACCTGTTGATAGTATCTTTGAAGAAAAGAAAAACTTTTTTAAGGGAGTGGATTTTGAGAAGCTGTTAAAAGAAGGCGCTGTTTACAATTATCCCCTAACCTGCATCACAAATAAAGGGAATAAGATAAAGATCGTCTGGTCTGGCGCTCCTATCCTCGATAAAGAAAAAGTGGCAAAAGGTGTTGTGGGAATCGGGAGAAAATAG
- a CDS encoding cyclase family protein has product MKMFLKIFMLGLLFCFQKQCLWAGILENVMEGKASVIDLTYPLNENNAYWPVGNYTPFKYEVIANIKKDMVFSGRYSTPEHLGTHIDAPNHFEFNQPSVDQIPFEQLVGPAIVIDVTDKVERNPDYGLSQSDILLWEKMNGQIPDGAIVLLNTGWSKRWNNFEDYKNKDNNGWMHFPGYSKEATGFLVEKRHIKGVGIDTLSGDCGNCSDFPVHHSINGAGKFILENVANLDKLPPKGATLIIAPIKIEGGSGGQCRIWALMPR; this is encoded by the coding sequence CTATTGTTCTGTTTCCAGAAACAGTGCCTCTGGGCAGGTATTCTTGAAAACGTCATGGAAGGCAAGGCTTCGGTTATTGATTTGACCTATCCCCTGAATGAAAACAATGCCTACTGGCCGGTAGGGAACTATACCCCTTTTAAATATGAGGTCATTGCCAACATTAAAAAGGACATGGTATTTTCCGGCAGGTACAGTACACCGGAACACCTGGGAACGCATATTGATGCGCCGAATCATTTTGAATTCAACCAGCCTTCGGTAGATCAAATTCCTTTTGAGCAACTGGTCGGTCCTGCCATTGTTATCGATGTTACAGACAAGGTGGAAAGGAATCCTGATTACGGCCTGTCACAATCGGACATCTTGTTATGGGAAAAGATGAACGGACAAATACCCGATGGGGCTATTGTATTGTTAAATACCGGATGGAGTAAGCGGTGGAATAATTTTGAGGATTACAAAAACAAGGATAATAACGGGTGGATGCACTTTCCTGGCTATTCAAAAGAGGCAACCGGTTTTCTGGTAGAAAAGAGGCATATTAAAGGTGTAGGCATTGATACCCTCAGTGGGGATTGTGGAAACTGCTCGGACTTTCCCGTTCATCATAGTATCAATGGCGCCGGTAAATTCATCCTTGAAAATGTCGCTAATCTCGATAAGTTGCCTCCGAAAGGGGCCACACTCATCATAGCGCCAATTAAGATTGAGGGTGGATCAGGCGGGCAGTGCCGTATCTGGGCTCTGATGCCAAGGTAA
- a CDS encoding ATP-binding protein: protein MKVLLIGAGKGGSALLSILYEDKEIEIVGVVDHNQNAEGLKIARQYNIPAYSHYETLIKREDLDVIIDVTRNPQVLIDIEKNKPANTEILGGLSAKLIWSLVEERKKKEEEIQKSLSEQKALYRIGIMLSSAREMNEVFQTIVRSGLEITNTPAGSLALYNAEKNELELTAVHGFSPEFSLKTTRWKVRPGGLTSKILSQKQPFVVPDISGESSIDTKVIMAEGIRSLVATPLTTENRIVGILYVDDYKPRIFTKRDISILGLLATQATIAIEKAKIQEQLELKNQKLKHTMDYLQNILDNSADMIITTDIENNVVEFNKCAEEILGYSQNEIAGKLLAGLFTNQDQCRMLLEKIKREGKVSNQETQFITREMKIVDISLTLSQLKDTAGNMIGTVGISKDITEFKRTQAQLIQAGKLAGIGQLAAGIAHEINNPLSGVLGYAKRLMKKAEDEELRKVPAFETFPREMKLIADSALRCKKIIEGLLKFSRTSETESMNVNVNEVIDESLVLFGNQLSSHNVELNKVLNPDIPTIRANHTQIQQVFTDIIINALQAMPQGGKLTIVTRPIHSFAVEIEFTDTGEGIPKENLTKIFEPFFTTREPGKGTGLGLYMIYRILQNHRGRIDVKSVVGKGTTFTITLPCSH, encoded by the coding sequence ATGAAGGTACTCCTCATCGGGGCAGGAAAGGGCGGTTCTGCCCTTTTATCCATCCTGTACGAAGATAAGGAAATCGAAATTGTTGGAGTTGTTGATCACAATCAAAATGCCGAAGGTCTAAAGATCGCCAGACAATACAACATCCCCGCCTACTCCCATTATGAAACATTGATAAAAAGGGAAGATCTGGACGTTATTATCGATGTCACAAGAAATCCACAAGTGCTCATCGATATAGAAAAAAACAAACCTGCAAACACTGAGATCCTGGGTGGTTTAAGCGCCAAGCTTATATGGAGCCTGGTAGAGGAAAGGAAGAAGAAAGAGGAGGAAATCCAAAAAAGCCTTTCTGAACAGAAGGCCCTTTACCGCATTGGGATTATGCTTTCCTCCGCAAGGGAAATGAATGAAGTGTTTCAAACCATCGTGAGAAGTGGCCTGGAAATAACAAACACCCCGGCAGGGAGTCTTGCTTTGTATAACGCAGAAAAAAACGAATTGGAACTCACTGCAGTACATGGTTTTAGCCCGGAGTTTTCGTTAAAAACAACGCGCTGGAAGGTAAGACCCGGCGGCCTTACCAGCAAAATCCTCTCACAAAAACAGCCATTTGTGGTACCCGACATCAGCGGGGAGTCTTCAATCGACACAAAAGTTATTATGGCTGAAGGCATTCGCTCCCTGGTAGCCACCCCTCTCACCACGGAAAACAGGATTGTGGGTATCCTTTATGTAGACGATTACAAACCACGTATCTTTACCAAAAGAGATATTTCTATTCTGGGACTCCTGGCAACACAAGCAACCATTGCTATCGAAAAGGCAAAAATACAAGAACAGCTTGAATTGAAAAATCAGAAACTCAAGCATACCATGGACTACCTGCAAAATATCCTGGACAATTCTGCTGACATGATTATTACCACAGATATAGAAAATAATGTGGTAGAATTTAATAAATGTGCAGAAGAAATCCTGGGATACTCACAAAATGAGATTGCAGGAAAGCTGCTCGCCGGATTATTTACTAACCAAGATCAATGCAGAATGTTATTAGAAAAGATTAAAAGAGAAGGGAAAGTCTCCAATCAGGAAACCCAGTTCATCACACGGGAAATGAAGATCGTTGATATCAGCCTTACCCTGTCTCAGCTCAAGGACACTGCGGGGAATATGATCGGAACCGTTGGAATCAGCAAAGATATCACGGAATTTAAGAGAACCCAGGCACAACTCATCCAGGCTGGAAAACTTGCCGGTATAGGTCAATTGGCTGCCGGCATTGCCCATGAAATCAACAATCCGCTGAGTGGTGTATTAGGATATGCCAAAAGGCTTATGAAAAAGGCAGAGGACGAAGAACTCAGGAAAGTCCCGGCCTTCGAGACCTTCCCCAGAGAAATGAAACTGATCGCTGATTCCGCCCTGCGTTGTAAGAAAATCATCGAGGGTCTCCTGAAATTCTCCCGCACATCGGAAACAGAAAGTATGAACGTAAATGTGAATGAAGTCATTGATGAATCTCTGGTACTGTTCGGGAATCAGCTATCATCCCACAACGTTGAACTAAACAAGGTTTTAAACCCAGACATTCCCACTATCCGTGCAAATCATACTCAGATACAACAAGTTTTTACTGATATAATTATCAATGCACTACAGGCCATGCCGCAGGGAGGCAAGCTGACGATCGTTACAAGGCCAATACATTCTTTCGCTGTTGAAATTGAATTTACTGACACAGGGGAAGGCATCCCCAAAGAAAATTTAACAAAGATATTCGAACCATTCTTTACTACGCGTGAACCAGGTAAAGGAACCGGATTGGGACTCTACATGATTTACAGGATTTTACAAAACCATCGCGGACGCATCGATGTAAAAAGCGTGGTCGGGAAAGGGACTACTTTTACGATAACCTTACCCTGTAGCCATTAA